Proteins from a single region of Thermococcus sp. CX2:
- a CDS encoding FAD-dependent oxidoreductase translates to MRFYICGEREEAKPFKIGIIGAGPAGLAAAGYLACRGYEVHVYDKMPEGGGMVAFGIPEARIPIRAVREGVEALERLGVHFHFRTKVIYDSPKELGDEWAEHFVSIEKLLSEFDALIIATGAWKPRKLKVPGVKLPGVYDALSLLHSIKMARIGYYSWERIPDIKGKHLVVIGAGYTAVDIAMEGRLLGAEKITMVYRRSLEHSYAKAEIRKLIAESVEFIEHATPVRILGEEKVEGVEFAKTKIVGGNVVTTDEHFVIDADVVAYAIGQLPTSPIKEIVCASEKVLEEAGIFFAGDVITPRNIGTAIREGRAVAERIEEWLLRTAPRRVFPVAMTGRLIAEVLSGKC, encoded by the coding sequence GTGAGGTTCTACATCTGCGGGGAGAGAGAAGAAGCTAAGCCTTTTAAAATAGGGATTATCGGAGCGGGACCTGCAGGCCTGGCCGCCGCGGGTTATCTGGCGTGCAGGGGTTATGAGGTTCACGTTTATGACAAGATGCCCGAGGGCGGTGGAATGGTCGCCTTTGGCATTCCCGAGGCGAGGATTCCAATAAGGGCAGTTAGAGAGGGCGTCGAGGCTCTTGAGAGGCTAGGCGTCCACTTCCACTTCAGAACGAAGGTGATCTATGATTCCCCAAAGGAGCTCGGCGACGAGTGGGCCGAGCACTTCGTTTCGATTGAGAAGCTTTTGAGCGAGTTCGATGCTCTCATAATAGCGACCGGTGCTTGGAAGCCGAGAAAGCTGAAGGTTCCCGGTGTTAAGCTTCCTGGAGTCTACGATGCCCTCAGCCTGCTCCACAGCATAAAGATGGCCCGCATAGGCTATTACTCCTGGGAAAGAATCCCTGACATTAAGGGGAAGCATCTCGTAGTGATCGGAGCCGGCTACACAGCAGTTGATATCGCCATGGAGGGTCGTCTTCTGGGTGCGGAAAAAATAACCATGGTCTACCGCCGCTCCCTCGAGCACAGCTACGCTAAGGCTGAGATAAGAAAGCTCATCGCAGAGAGCGTCGAGTTCATAGAGCACGCGACTCCCGTCAGGATACTCGGGGAGGAGAAAGTGGAGGGCGTTGAATTCGCTAAAACAAAGATAGTCGGGGGAAACGTCGTGACGACGGACGAGCACTTTGTCATAGACGCAGACGTCGTTGCCTATGCCATCGGCCAGCTGCCCACGAGTCCAATAAAGGAAATCGTCTGCGCCAGCGAAAAGGTGCTGGAGGAGGCGGGAATATTCTTCGCCGGTGACGTCATAACCCCAAGGAACATAGGCACAGCCATAAGAGAGGGAAGAGCCGTCGCTGAGAGGATAGAGGAGTGGCTCCTGAGGACGGCACCGCGCAGGGTCTTTCCCGTTGCTATGACCGGCAGGCTCATAGCGGAGGTTCTCAGCGGTAAGTGCTGA
- a CDS encoding deoxyhypusine synthase, which translates to MTEPKDIVLKESEEIEGTPIEGPWLDEVRSLEEVIDYYHRIGFQATHLGRAIEIWKKVEGKRASGEEVRVFLGYTSNIVSSGLRELIAWLVKEGKVDVIVTTAGGVEEDFIKALKPFILGDWYVNDAEMREKGINRIGNIFVPNDRYIEFEKYMIPFFERVREMEKERGKPLTASEFIYEMGRFMDEKLGKEKERSIIYWAYKRNVPIFCPAITDGSIGDMLYFFKEERGDRELIIDVANDIVRLNNLAVTAKETASIILGGSLPKHAIINANLFRGGTDYAIYITTAIPWDGSLSGAPPSEGVSWGKIRAKADYVEIWADATLVFPVLVWKVMKSV; encoded by the coding sequence ATGACCGAGCCAAAAGATATAGTCCTCAAGGAATCGGAAGAGATTGAGGGAACGCCCATCGAGGGGCCGTGGCTGGATGAAGTGAGGAGCCTTGAAGAGGTCATCGATTACTATCACCGCATAGGCTTCCAGGCGACGCACCTTGGAAGGGCCATCGAAATATGGAAAAAGGTGGAGGGAAAGCGCGCCAGCGGCGAAGAGGTCAGGGTCTTCCTCGGCTACACTTCCAACATAGTCTCTTCTGGCCTCAGAGAGCTGATAGCATGGCTAGTCAAGGAAGGCAAGGTGGACGTCATCGTAACAACGGCTGGCGGCGTTGAGGAGGACTTCATAAAGGCCCTCAAGCCATTCATTCTGGGCGACTGGTACGTCAACGACGCGGAGATGAGAGAGAAGGGCATAAACAGAATAGGCAACATCTTCGTGCCCAACGACAGGTACATTGAATTCGAGAAGTACATGATACCCTTCTTTGAACGGGTTCGTGAGATGGAAAAGGAGCGCGGGAAGCCGCTGACGGCGAGCGAGTTCATCTACGAGATGGGCCGCTTCATGGACGAAAAGCTCGGGAAGGAGAAGGAGCGCAGCATTATCTACTGGGCCTACAAGCGGAACGTCCCGATATTCTGCCCTGCTATAACCGACGGCTCGATAGGGGACATGCTCTACTTCTTCAAGGAGGAGCGCGGAGACAGGGAGCTTATCATAGACGTAGCTAATGACATCGTGAGGCTCAACAACTTGGCTGTCACGGCAAAGGAAACCGCTTCGATAATCCTTGGAGGTTCCCTGCCGAAGCATGCAATAATAAACGCCAACCTCTTCAGAGGAGGAACGGACTACGCGATATACATCACCACTGCAATCCCCTGGGACGGCTCGCTGAGCGGCGCGCCGCCGAGCGAAGGAGTGAGCTGGGGCAAGATAAGGGCAAAGGCTGACTACGTCGAGATATGGGCCGATGCGACGCTCGTCTTCCCGGTGCTGGTGTGGAAGGTGATGAAGAGCGTTTGA
- the tiaS gene encoding tRNA(Ile2) 2-agmatinylcytidine synthetase TiaS gives MRLHIGIDDTDSPNGMCTTYLGAILYRELSRIAEPIDLPRLIRLNPNIPYKTRGNGAVAMTFEVNEELITEVKNTVLFYVDRLADFEHENTNPGVVFVEGEIPKELVEFAMKALREHVTIEEAEEAARNAGVEYFKFKVGRGIIGALAAVAYPLKRFTYELLAYREPDNWGTPRRVDKESVFLADSWSYPFTYDNVDPYKRSVLITPHGKDPVLVGIRGIDRGKVLQTFEMVRFEEPVTFYQLYKTNQNTDDHLTYKKIGELKLYDSAVVRGTVVKPYWERGRHVFFELEDETGRIRVAAFEPTKKFRNYVRKLLPGDEIIAAGGVKEHDGVLTLNLEKFYPVKLVPRIEYQKPKCPKCGGTMKSKGDYLKCKRCGHKMPKKLIPVEVPRELERKIYEVPPDARKHLSRPLVLPGGEERVLEIVTDGQ, from the coding sequence ATGAGGCTCCACATCGGCATCGACGACACTGACTCACCGAACGGCATGTGCACTACCTACCTCGGTGCCATCCTCTACCGCGAGCTGTCCCGGATAGCGGAGCCCATAGACCTTCCCCGCTTGATCAGGCTCAACCCGAACATTCCCTACAAGACCCGCGGCAATGGAGCGGTGGCGATGACCTTTGAGGTCAATGAGGAGCTTATAACCGAGGTTAAAAACACCGTCCTCTTCTACGTGGACCGGCTTGCCGACTTCGAGCACGAGAACACAAATCCAGGAGTGGTATTCGTCGAGGGGGAAATTCCTAAAGAGCTCGTAGAGTTCGCAATGAAGGCCCTCCGCGAGCACGTCACTATAGAAGAGGCGGAGGAAGCTGCGAGAAACGCTGGAGTAGAATATTTCAAGTTCAAGGTCGGGAGGGGCATAATCGGCGCGCTCGCGGCTGTTGCTTATCCGCTGAAGAGGTTCACCTACGAGCTGTTAGCTTACAGAGAGCCCGACAACTGGGGAACGCCGAGGAGAGTGGACAAGGAGAGTGTCTTTCTGGCCGATAGCTGGAGCTATCCCTTCACCTACGACAACGTTGACCCCTACAAGAGGAGCGTCCTCATAACACCCCACGGCAAGGATCCCGTTCTGGTTGGCATCAGGGGAATTGACAGGGGAAAGGTTCTCCAGACCTTTGAGATGGTTCGCTTTGAGGAGCCCGTGACATTTTACCAGCTCTACAAGACGAACCAGAACACAGACGACCACCTTACATACAAAAAAATCGGCGAGCTGAAGCTCTACGACAGCGCGGTGGTTAGGGGAACGGTGGTTAAGCCCTACTGGGAGCGCGGGAGGCACGTATTCTTTGAGCTTGAGGATGAAACGGGAAGGATTCGCGTTGCTGCCTTCGAGCCGACCAAGAAATTCAGGAACTACGTGAGGAAGCTCCTCCCTGGAGACGAGATAATCGCCGCCGGTGGAGTGAAGGAGCACGACGGCGTTCTGACGCTCAACCTCGAGAAGTTCTATCCGGTGAAGCTCGTTCCAAGGATCGAGTACCAGAAGCCGAAGTGCCCGAAGTGCGGCGGGACGATGAAGAGCAAGGGTGATTATCTCAAGTGCAAGCGCTGTGGCCATAAGATGCCGAAGAAGCTCATCCCAGTTGAAGTCCCGCGCGAGCTGGAGAGGAAGATTTACGAAGTGCCGCCCGACGCGAGAAAGCACCTGTCGAGGCCTCTAGTGCTGCCAGGTGGAGAGGAGAGGGTTTTAGAAATAGTGACTGATGGACAGTAA
- a CDS encoding GNAT family N-acetyltransferase: MRPIILRGNLVSLGVLLREDLSQVWMWYNDRDVRRYLSFPEEIFFYEDELEWYEALRREKKHEKVFAIIENSSRSLVGLVGLHKIDFHNGHAELGYFIGKEYWGRGYASEAVSLAVRYAFEWLNLRKVYAHVYEINGASIRILEKNGFKLAGRWRKHQYVPGEGFVDVLCYELFREP; the protein is encoded by the coding sequence ATGAGGCCGATAATCCTCAGAGGAAACTTGGTTTCCCTCGGAGTCCTCCTGCGGGAGGATCTCAGCCAGGTCTGGATGTGGTACAACGACAGGGACGTAAGGCGCTACCTCTCCTTTCCGGAGGAGATATTCTTCTATGAGGACGAGCTGGAGTGGTACGAGGCCCTGAGAAGAGAGAAGAAGCACGAGAAGGTTTTCGCGATAATCGAGAACTCCTCGCGCTCACTCGTTGGACTCGTGGGACTTCACAAAATCGACTTCCATAACGGACACGCCGAGCTAGGCTACTTCATCGGGAAAGAGTACTGGGGCCGCGGCTACGCCAGTGAGGCCGTTTCTCTGGCGGTTCGCTATGCCTTTGAGTGGCTCAACCTGAGGAAAGTCTATGCCCATGTCTACGAAATCAACGGGGCTTCAATAAGGATTCTCGAAAAGAACGGCTTCAAATTGGCCGGCCGCTGGAGGAAGCATCAGTACGTCCCAGGGGAAGGCTTCGTTGATGTTCTCTGCTACGAGCTCTTCCGCGAGCCTTAG
- a CDS encoding transcriptional regulator, whose translation MDRERLIRTVEAILRGTGYKTARMDFKGSCFDIVASRLLLLLFIKVATNIDTVTEEQAEDLKRLSKFFKASPLIVGLKTKNAELEEGVVYERFGIYALRPETLYDVLVENELPAIFAERGGFYVRINGKLLRHLREKHGYSVNELAELIGVSRKSLLNYERGEQAVSLDVAIRLEEVFDEPLAEPIDILNSTVEANLDVTPETPLEREVFERLKVLGLGVVKVRKAPFNAVSKEEEFKILTGIDEKKTRSTVKRAEMVAEVSRIINSDGIFILEKAKTEVVKEVPLIPKDSLQEVKDADELIEMIEELKKEIKKQLFS comes from the coding sequence ATGGACAGGGAGAGACTTATAAGAACCGTCGAGGCGATACTCAGGGGCACGGGCTACAAAACCGCCAGGATGGACTTCAAAGGCTCGTGCTTCGACATAGTGGCGAGCAGGTTACTCCTGTTGCTCTTCATTAAAGTGGCAACTAACATAGACACCGTTACGGAAGAGCAGGCTGAGGACCTAAAAAGGCTCTCCAAGTTCTTTAAGGCCTCCCCGCTCATCGTTGGGCTGAAGACCAAGAACGCCGAGCTAGAGGAGGGAGTAGTTTACGAGCGCTTTGGCATCTATGCCTTAAGGCCAGAAACCCTCTACGATGTCCTTGTCGAGAACGAGCTTCCAGCCATCTTTGCCGAGCGCGGCGGCTTCTACGTCAGGATAAACGGGAAGCTCCTGAGGCACCTTCGCGAGAAGCACGGCTACAGCGTGAACGAGCTGGCCGAGCTCATTGGAGTCTCCAGGAAGAGCCTCCTCAACTATGAGCGAGGGGAGCAGGCGGTTTCCCTTGACGTTGCAATCCGCCTTGAGGAGGTGTTTGACGAACCGTTGGCCGAGCCAATAGACATACTTAACTCGACGGTTGAGGCCAACCTCGACGTTACGCCCGAGACGCCCCTCGAGAGGGAGGTATTCGAGCGCCTCAAGGTTCTGGGCCTTGGCGTGGTCAAGGTCAGGAAGGCCCCCTTCAACGCGGTCTCGAAGGAGGAGGAGTTCAAGATACTCACGGGCATAGACGAGAAGAAGACCCGCTCAACGGTCAAGCGTGCCGAGATGGTGGCGGAGGTAAGCAGGATAATCAACAGCGACGGCATCTTTATCCTTGAGAAGGCCAAAACTGAAGTCGTTAAGGAAGTGCCGCTGATTCCCAAGGACAGCCTCCAGGAAGTTAAGGACGCCGATGAGCTCATAGAGATGATTGAAGAGCTGAAAAAGGAGATAAAGAAGCAGCTCTTTAGCTGA
- a CDS encoding HD domain-containing protein — MDGKIIHDGIHGSMKLTGLILDLVKTPEFQRLRNIRQLGLAYLVYPGANHSRFEHSLGAWNIARRLSMEVGLSEDESMLLQVGALLHDIGHGPFSHTFESIYKHYVKEHDHMRLGQDIVLGRINITESENGGSIPEIIESYDYDFTPKDVADLILGKHEKRYLGQMLHGDVDVDQLDYLIRDAHYTGVAHGIIDLERLMKVLKVHEGELVVDEKGIEAVEGMMVARSLMYSRVYFHHTVKIAEGMLTRALEFALEEGHLWDFWKMIDCRVLVELEDLEGYPAEIVRRIKYRELYKAAVLASADELTGEEKRELLTAYRNVKRRQEIERALADAVGAKEGEVILEFSIADLMLSEPRLKSTEINVLLGSGEVQPLTKVTPLANALKRRQTPRWAVLIASPKEYIEKVREVWKRVIFS, encoded by the coding sequence ATGGATGGAAAAATTATTCATGATGGCATTCACGGAAGCATGAAGCTTACCGGCTTGATCCTCGATCTCGTCAAGACTCCCGAATTTCAGAGGCTTAGGAACATAAGGCAGCTCGGTCTGGCTTACCTCGTCTACCCAGGTGCCAACCACTCCCGCTTTGAGCACTCTCTCGGAGCGTGGAACATAGCGAGAAGGCTCTCAATGGAGGTTGGTCTGAGCGAAGATGAGAGCATGCTCCTCCAGGTTGGTGCACTTCTCCACGATATCGGCCACGGCCCCTTCAGCCACACTTTTGAGAGCATCTACAAGCACTACGTCAAGGAGCACGACCACATGCGCCTCGGGCAGGATATAGTCCTGGGGAGGATAAACATAACTGAAAGCGAGAACGGCGGCAGTATTCCCGAGATAATAGAGAGCTACGACTACGACTTCACCCCAAAGGACGTCGCCGACCTCATCCTCGGAAAGCACGAGAAGCGCTACCTCGGCCAGATGCTGCACGGAGATGTTGACGTCGACCAGCTTGACTACCTCATAAGGGACGCCCACTACACGGGGGTTGCACACGGCATAATCGACCTCGAGAGACTTATGAAGGTCCTAAAGGTGCACGAGGGCGAGCTCGTGGTGGACGAGAAGGGAATCGAGGCCGTAGAGGGCATGATGGTCGCCCGTTCGCTGATGTATTCGAGGGTCTACTTCCACCACACGGTGAAGATAGCCGAGGGAATGCTTACAAGGGCTCTGGAGTTTGCCCTCGAGGAGGGCCACCTGTGGGACTTCTGGAAGATGATAGACTGCAGGGTCCTCGTGGAGCTGGAGGACTTGGAGGGATACCCTGCTGAGATAGTCAGGCGCATAAAGTACCGCGAGCTCTACAAAGCGGCTGTCCTCGCGAGCGCCGATGAGCTGACTGGCGAGGAGAAGAGGGAGCTTCTTACCGCTTACAGGAACGTGAAGAGGAGGCAGGAGATAGAGAGGGCACTGGCCGATGCAGTAGGGGCAAAGGAAGGGGAAGTCATCCTCGAGTTCAGCATAGCCGACCTGATGCTCAGCGAACCCAGGCTGAAGTCAACGGAGATAAACGTGCTCCTCGGAAGCGGGGAGGTTCAGCCGCTGACCAAGGTCACTCCGCTGGCGAATGCCCTCAAGAGACGCCAGACCCCCAGGTGGGCCGTGCTCATAGCCTCACCGAAGGAGTACATTGAGAAAGTGAGGGAAGTTTGGAAGAGGGTTATTTTCAGCTAA
- a CDS encoding AMP-binding protein, giving the protein MSLILGRLDKNGVEDFRYTVEKAIETTELWREKFSGLKPEEIKPEDIASLTERINITPHDLYKIDEVWPRYIKEGRVFYTVMRTSGTTGRPKRIPYTKDDRFRTGRQIEPWVREYMDKGDRIASFFPPLPSSSGMFAFGGFEALDAKVAYYQVPIQYLMDRNLLLKELRDIRPTALFCLTATAYNLGLILPEDIKKDIQTIVVGGETLTKELAMATLELFENAVIIDNFGSTEDAITSYRVITKKKMSEFHFTESIVVLKDNGDNYSEYKRMYITKVMRDGELTGLPLFNYDIGDLARVVDGKVKNIIRIKDVVSLAGAKLHIDQIMEIVYDHPDLLDFVIIYHPLSPENPKPKAIIRIAYSGNKPAGIEDEVRELIYEANNPVRYEVEESKQAGLIIEAVPLVKLREGLPRKPGKTKRIYIAGKDL; this is encoded by the coding sequence GTGAGCCTGATTTTGGGAAGGCTTGATAAAAATGGGGTTGAAGATTTCAGGTACACAGTTGAGAAAGCCATAGAGACCACCGAGCTCTGGAGGGAGAAGTTCTCGGGGCTTAAACCAGAGGAAATTAAACCAGAGGACATAGCCTCTCTGACCGAGAGGATAAACATAACCCCCCATGATCTCTATAAAATAGACGAAGTGTGGCCCCGCTACATTAAAGAAGGCAGGGTTTTCTACACCGTCATGAGGACGAGCGGAACGACCGGCAGGCCAAAGAGGATACCCTATACCAAGGACGACCGCTTTAGGACGGGCAGGCAGATAGAACCATGGGTAAGAGAATACATGGACAAAGGCGACAGGATTGCATCATTCTTCCCGCCGCTGCCCTCATCCTCCGGAATGTTTGCCTTCGGCGGCTTTGAGGCCCTCGACGCCAAGGTGGCCTATTATCAAGTTCCCATCCAGTACCTCATGGACAGGAACCTCCTTTTAAAGGAGCTCAGGGATATAAGACCAACCGCCCTCTTCTGTCTCACAGCCACAGCATACAACCTCGGACTGATCCTCCCGGAGGACATAAAGAAGGACATTCAGACGATAGTGGTCGGAGGAGAGACACTGACAAAGGAACTTGCCATGGCGACGCTTGAGCTGTTTGAGAATGCCGTGATAATTGACAACTTCGGCTCGACCGAGGACGCTATAACCAGCTACCGTGTAATAACAAAGAAGAAGATGAGTGAGTTCCATTTTACCGAGTCTATCGTCGTGTTGAAGGATAACGGTGATAACTACAGTGAATACAAGCGCATGTACATCACTAAGGTGATGAGGGACGGCGAGCTGACTGGCCTTCCGCTCTTCAACTACGACATAGGAGACCTTGCAAGGGTCGTCGACGGTAAGGTCAAAAACATAATCCGCATCAAGGACGTTGTGAGCCTTGCCGGGGCTAAGCTCCACATCGACCAGATTATGGAGATAGTTTACGACCATCCCGACCTCCTCGACTTCGTGATAATTTACCACCCGCTCTCTCCCGAGAATCCAAAGCCAAAGGCCATCATTCGGATCGCCTACAGCGGAAATAAGCCGGCGGGAATAGAGGACGAGGTCAGAGAGCTCATCTACGAGGCGAACAACCCGGTAAGGTATGAAGTTGAGGAATCAAAGCAGGCTGGGTTGATCATCGAGGCAGTGCCACTGGTGAAACTCAGAGAAGGCCTCCCAAGGAAACCAGGAAAGACGAAGAGAATTTACATAGCCGGAAAAGATCTCTGA
- a CDS encoding DUF835 domain-containing protein, giving the protein MDSIQALVFVEAIIVMAADLIAAGLIFRIYLHNKRRSALAFSVAWIFDFIAIFLTSLSDPVLQLLGSISLPVFSSLIFYGAIEFLEEESICVQHRTLVMLVPMPVLFMLYMLGANIYTQDPMWTATSAATLGISGIFVIAGGLLLRETEEIYKSAIKYLYLSIILFGLHLVPAALFGLNDWYRPIGFTISTVLIVSMVIAMLKLVSSESFRPPTKENGNPVDIKPGVLVLDWQEYRKIKKLLNDAPVLAFIRDVLDVSDKWTYYFVTTIPFKGKFKNTIYPTDLARITEISYRYLEEFSRSGKHGIIVIDCLEYLMVYNSWESLMKFLSKLRDFVIVNNGTLIIVLEKESLDSRFYAQLRKLVE; this is encoded by the coding sequence TTGGATAGTATCCAAGCGCTTGTCTTTGTTGAGGCAATCATCGTAATGGCAGCAGATTTAATTGCTGCAGGATTGATCTTCCGTATATACCTCCATAATAAGAGACGGTCTGCTCTCGCGTTCTCAGTGGCGTGGATCTTTGATTTCATTGCCATATTTCTCACGTCTCTCAGCGATCCGGTTCTTCAGTTGCTCGGTTCGATATCCCTCCCGGTGTTTTCATCGCTTATATTCTACGGGGCCATAGAATTCCTTGAAGAGGAATCAATATGCGTGCAGCACAGAACCCTCGTGATGCTTGTTCCGATGCCGGTACTCTTCATGTTGTATATGCTTGGTGCTAACATATATACTCAAGACCCCATGTGGACCGCAACAAGCGCTGCTACCTTGGGCATAAGCGGGATATTTGTCATCGCCGGTGGGCTCTTGCTCAGAGAGACCGAGGAGATATACAAGAGTGCTATTAAGTATCTTTACTTGAGCATTATACTCTTCGGGCTGCACTTGGTACCTGCTGCGCTCTTTGGACTCAACGACTGGTACCGGCCTATAGGATTCACCATTTCAACCGTACTGATAGTTAGCATGGTAATCGCGATGTTGAAGCTCGTATCGTCGGAATCCTTCAGACCCCCCACGAAAGAAAATGGGAATCCCGTGGACATCAAGCCCGGAGTTCTTGTTCTAGATTGGCAGGAATACCGGAAGATCAAGAAACTACTAAACGATGCACCAGTGCTCGCTTTTATCAGAGACGTACTGGACGTTTCGGACAAATGGACGTACTACTTTGTCACCACTATCCCCTTCAAGGGTAAGTTCAAGAATACCATATACCCCACAGACCTAGCGAGGATAACCGAGATTTCCTACAGGTATCTGGAAGAGTTTTCACGGTCAGGAAAGCATGGAATAATTGTAATTGACTGTTTGGAATACCTCATGGTCTACAACTCCTGGGAAAGCCTCATGAAGTTTCTGTCCAAACTCAGGGACTTCGTCATCGTCAACAACGGCACTCTCATCATCGTTTTGGAGAAGGAGAGCCTAGACTCCCGGTTCTATGCCCAGCTCAGAAAGCTCGTTGAGTAA
- the glp gene encoding gephyrin-like molybdotransferase Glp: MREFKRLTPYKEAFELMLNDLREIDGVEKVPLDEAYGRVLAEDVVSPIDSPPFDRSAVDGYAVRAEDTFQAREYHPVELEVIDEITAGMESGKEVTSGKAVKLMTGNKMPKGANAVIMQEMVKREGDRIYVLRPVAPGQNVAFAGEDVKKGEVVLRKGQILRPQDVSLLKSIGFKSVKVKRKPRVGIIVTGDELVEEFDEEALKAGKILESNSALLKGLVRQYFGEPVFYGVIPDDEEKIKAAIEKAKAENDLVLVTGGSAFGDKDFAHRFVRLLFHGTTIKPGRPVGYGEKVFIMSGYPVAVFAQFHLFAKYALAKLAGADFRPVKVRAELTERVPSQLGRYEFVKVWYENGTARPIKKKGSGIISSLVKSNGYIVIPEDSEGYLEGETVEVVLY; encoded by the coding sequence ATGAGGGAGTTCAAACGCTTGACTCCATACAAGGAAGCCTTTGAGCTGATGCTCAATGACCTGAGGGAAATAGACGGGGTTGAAAAAGTACCACTCGACGAGGCCTATGGCAGGGTCTTAGCTGAGGACGTTGTTTCTCCCATAGACAGCCCTCCCTTTGACCGTTCGGCCGTCGATGGCTACGCAGTTAGAGCAGAGGACACCTTCCAGGCGAGGGAGTACCACCCGGTAGAGCTTGAGGTCATAGACGAGATAACCGCCGGCATGGAGAGCGGGAAAGAGGTCACCAGCGGAAAGGCCGTGAAGCTGATGACGGGCAACAAAATGCCCAAGGGCGCGAATGCAGTAATAATGCAGGAGATGGTGAAGCGCGAGGGAGACAGGATTTACGTCCTGAGACCGGTAGCCCCGGGCCAGAACGTGGCCTTCGCCGGTGAGGACGTGAAGAAGGGCGAGGTCGTCCTGAGAAAGGGACAGATTCTCAGGCCACAAGATGTCAGTCTGCTCAAGAGCATCGGGTTTAAGAGTGTCAAGGTCAAAAGAAAGCCCCGCGTTGGGATAATCGTAACTGGAGATGAGCTTGTCGAGGAGTTCGACGAGGAAGCCCTTAAAGCCGGCAAGATACTCGAGAGCAACTCCGCCCTGCTCAAGGGATTAGTGCGGCAGTACTTCGGGGAGCCAGTCTTCTACGGCGTCATCCCGGACGACGAGGAGAAAATTAAAGCAGCAATAGAAAAGGCCAAGGCCGAGAACGACCTCGTCCTCGTCACTGGTGGAAGTGCCTTCGGTGACAAGGACTTCGCGCACCGCTTCGTTAGGCTGCTCTTCCACGGCACGACGATAAAGCCCGGCAGACCTGTGGGTTATGGAGAAAAGGTCTTCATAATGAGCGGCTACCCCGTGGCAGTCTTTGCTCAGTTCCACCTCTTCGCCAAGTACGCCTTAGCAAAGCTTGCAGGGGCCGACTTCAGGCCAGTTAAGGTTCGCGCGGAGCTGACCGAGAGGGTTCCCTCGCAACTCGGCCGCTACGAGTTCGTGAAGGTCTGGTACGAAAACGGAACGGCAAGGCCGATTAAGAAGAAGGGTAGCGGGATAATCAGCTCGCTCGTCAAGAGCAACGGCTACATCGTGATTCCAGAGGACAGCGAGGGTTACTTAGAGGGGGAGACCGTGGAGGTCGTGCTTTATTAA
- a CDS encoding molybdenum cofactor biosynthesis protein B, translated as MGTEEHRKKAPKRFKFAVITVSDTASRGEKEDASGKFLVETLTEAGNENVHYTIVPDEKLAIIKAVIESVEKGADVVVTTGGTGITSRDVTIESLRPLFDKELAGFGEIFRLKSFEEVGTAAVLTRATAGIIRSGEKATVVFCLPGSINAVKTGVEIIKREAYHVLKHARE; from the coding sequence ATGGGAACCGAAGAGCACAGGAAGAAAGCGCCCAAAAGGTTTAAGTTTGCAGTCATAACCGTCAGCGACACCGCGAGCAGGGGAGAAAAGGAAGACGCGAGCGGAAAGTTCCTGGTTGAGACCCTCACTGAGGCTGGAAACGAAAATGTTCATTACACGATAGTCCCCGACGAAAAGCTGGCCATCATAAAGGCCGTCATTGAGTCGGTTGAGAAAGGCGCTGACGTGGTCGTCACCACCGGCGGAACGGGGATAACGAGCAGGGACGTCACGATAGAGAGCTTACGGCCCCTCTTCGATAAAGAGCTGGCCGGCTTCGGCGAGATCTTCAGGCTCAAAAGCTTTGAAGAGGTTGGAACAGCTGCGGTTCTCACCAGGGCAACCGCCGGAATCATCAGGAGCGGTGAAAAGGCCACGGTCGTCTTCTGTCTGCCCGGAAGCATCAACGCGGTTAAGACCGGGGTGGAGATAATCAAGCGCGAAGCCTACCACGTTCTAAAGCACGCGAGGGAGTGA